The Meiothermus ruber DSM 1279 genome includes the window GGCGAGACCATTCACGAAACCGACGGCCCGGCGGGCAACCCCACGGGCCGTCATTTTGACCTGGGGGGCGTGACCCTGCTGGCCCCGGCCACCCCCACCAAGATTGTCTGCGTGGGGCGCAATTACCTCGACCACATCCGCGAGATGGGCCACGACTTCGGGGGGGATCTGCCCAAGGAGCCGGGTCTGTTCCTGAAGGGCCCCAACACCCTGGCCCACCCGGCCAACCCGGCCCGTCCCGAGCGTTCGGGCGATGTGGTGCCCTACCCCAGCTTCACCAACCTGCTGCACTACGAAGGGGAGCTGGCGGTGGTGATTGAAAGCCGCATGAAAAACGTACCCGAGAGCGAGGCGCTCGAGCACGTGCTGGGCTACACCTGCGCCCTGGACGTCACCGCCCGCGACAAGCAAAAAACCGACCTGCAGTGGGTGCGGGCCAAGTCCGCCGACAAGTTCTGCCCCCTGGGGCCCTGGCTGGTGACCTCGCTCGATCCCCAGAACACCACCCTGCGCACCTACGTCAACGGCGAGCTGCGCCAGGAGGCCCACACCAGCCTGATGATCTTCTCGGTGGCTAAAATTCTCTCCTACATCAGCAGCTTCATGACCCTCGAGCCCGGCGATGTGGTGCTGACCGGCACCCCCGAGGGGGTGGGCGAGCTCAAGCCCGGCGACCACGTGGAGGTCGCCATCGAGGGCATCGGCGACCTGCACACCCGAATTGGGCACTGAGGCCCTGCGCTGGAGCCTTACCTGGCTGCATACTGAATCCAGGGTGCTTTGAGCACCGGAGCGTTGCTACTCCTGGCACCGCCGCTGGGAGCAGTGGAGGTGTACTTGCCCAAACCCGAGATACTTCTGCTAATCGTCGGCACTTTGCTGCTGCTTAGTGTGCTGGCTACCAAGCTGGGCGGGCGGCTGGGGATACCAGGGCTGCTCTTGTTTTTGCTGATCGGCATGCTGGCCGGGAGCGATGGGCCGGGGGGCATTTGGTTTGACAACTACTACATTGCCCAGCTAGTAGGTACGCTGGCCCTGATCTTCATCCTCTATTCGGGCGGCCTTTTCACCCGTTGGAACAGCGTGCGCCCCGTGCTAGGGGCTGGTCTGTCGCTGGCTACTTTGGGTGTGTTCTTCACCATGCTCCTAACGGGCGTGTTTGCCCACTGGGTGTTAGACCTGGGCTGGCTCGAGGCCTTCTTGCTGGGTGCCATAGTTTCCAGTACCGATGCCAGTGCGGTGTTTGGGGTACTGCGCGAGCGGGCGGTGCGCCTGCGCAAGCCTTTGCGGCCTTTGCTGGAGTTCGAATCCGGCACCAACGACCCCATGGCGGTTTTCCTGACGGTTGGCCTGACCGCGCTGATTACCCGCCCTGAGATGAGCGCCTGGCAGATTCTGCCGATGTTCGTCCAGCAGATGCTGTTGGGCCTGCTACTGGGTTATGGCCTGGGGTGGGCGGTGGCCTGGATTTTGCGAAACATCCGCCTGAGCTTCGATGGGCTGTATGCGGTTTTGTCGGTTACCCTGATGCTTTTGGTGTTTTCTCTTACCGCCGTGCTGGGTGGCAGCGGTTTTGTGGCTGTTTATGTGGCGGGGGTGGTGGTGGGCAACAGCGATTTTCCTCGTAAAACGGCCCTGCTGGCCTTTCATGAGGGCAACACCTGGCTCATGGAGATTGGAATGTTCCTCACCCTGGGGCTGCTGGTCTTCCCTTCGCAGCTTCCTGGGGTGGCTGTAGGAGCCATTCTGCTGGCGCTCTTTCTGATGCTGGTGGCCCGGCCCTTGGCAATTTTCCTGAGCCTGCCCCATCGTCGTTTTGCCCTCAACGAGAAAGCCTTTGTGGCCTGGGTGGGCTTGCGGGGGGCCATTCCTATTGTGCTGGCTACCTTTCCCTTGCTGGCCGGGGTCGAATCAGCGCAAAAGATCTTCAATGTGACCTTTTTCGTGGTGCTGTTTTCGGTGCTGGTACAGGGAACCACCCTACCCCTGGCCGCGCGTTGGTTGCGGGTGCGCGCCGAGGATGAAGTGGTGGCCTCACCGCTTTCTGAAGCAGCAGGCGGCCGCTAGCCTATAGGGGTGCTTCTTCAGCTCGTGGGCAGCCTGGCATCCACAAACAGGGTCTTAACCTGGGTATACAACACCTGGCCAGGGGCCGCTTTGCGGGGGCGCCAGACGTGTTTTTTGGCGGTATAGTCCACCGGGACGTTTTTTTCGCCCCTGGCTTTGGAGTGGTGGGCGGCGAGCTGTGCGGCGTAGAGCAGGTCGGGCAGGGGTGCGGGGCGGCCCTGGGTGCGCAGGATCACGTGCGAACCGGGGAGGCCCTGGGCGTGGAACCAGAGGTCTTCGGAGTGGGCCATGCGGGTCAGGAGGTCGTTTTCTTTGCTGTTGCGCCCCACCCAGACCTCAAAGCCGCTGGGGCTGGTGAGGCGCAGGCCTAGCTGGGGGCCTTTCTCGCGGGTTTTGCGCTTCAGGGCCTGCAACGCCTGACGGGAGAGATGCTCGAGCTGGGCGAGTTCCTGCTCGAGCCCGGCGATCTGGGCCTCCATGGCCGGTATCTGCTCCAGAGCCCGCTCGGCGTTGGCCTCGAGGCGCTTGGCCCGGGCATAGAAGCGGCTGGCGTTCTGAATGGGGGAGAGCCCGGCTTCTAAGGGAATTTCCACCATCTGGCCGGAAAAATCCTCCAGTTTGGCCGTGGGCCCCGGCGGAAGCTGGTGGCCGTAGGCCATCAGCAAGTCGCCCCAGTTCCGCAGGCGCTGGGCCTCTTCCAGGCGCTCCAGGGCGTTGTGGGCATCCCCCAGGCGGGCCTGCAAGGTTCGGAGCTGCCGCTGGAGGGCCTCGCGTAGGGGTTTGCGCAGAGCCTCGGCTTCTTCCTGCGCCCAGGCGGTCTGGAGATCGGGGGAGGCGGTTTGCAGGCTGGGCTGCTCGACCAGGCTGTGGATAACTTTGTGGATAAGTGGCAGGTGTGCGGGCTCGAGCGGGGTTTGCGGGCGTAGGTGTGCGCGCCGGCAGAGCTCGGCCCCCAGGGCTTTACCCACCCCGTCCAGGTTTTTGATGAGCTGCTCGAGGGGCTGGCCCACAAAGGGCTTCAGCCCGTCTTCCTGCAGGGTGCGGGGGTCGAGCTTCTGGTAGGGCGGGGGTGGGGTGTAGAAAAGCCCGCTCCGCAGTTCGCGGTAGCGGTTGATGGCGGGCGTAACCGGGCGATCTATGCCGATAATCCGGCCCTCGAGGTCCAAAACCATCAGGTTGGCGTTGCGGCCCGTGAGCTCAAAGACCAGCCGGGTGGGGGCGGTATCCACAAAGCCCTTTTCCCCTTCAAACTCCAAAAAAACCACCCGGTCGAGCTTGAGCTGTTCAATTTTTAGCAAGCGCCCCTTGCAGCGGGCCTCGAGGAGGCGCTGAAAAGGGGTTTTGGCCTCGCCCGCCACACGATCCGCCTCCAGTGCCAGGAGGGGATGGGGTGGGCGGTAGCGCAACAGTAGATTGCCCAGCCCTTCCAGGAGCAGGGCGGCGGTGCCCTCGTCGGGGAACGCCCAGCCCAGGCTGCGCCGGGGTAGCTGGGGGGCCAGGGTGCGCAGTGCTGCGTGTATCTGCAAACCTTCCATCCAACCTCTTGGCCAAGTATAGGCCTTTGGTGAAGCCTCGAGCGGCCCGGTAATTCAGGGAACACCAGGTTGCGGCCTTTTTGATGCTCTATGGGAAGGCTTTGCTCGAAGACCAGACCACCCCTTGGGAGCCAACGGTACCCATCAACTCGTACCAACCAGGCTTGAGTCCAGGGGGTACTGGAAAACTGCTCGGAAGCGCCCGAAACTTGTTTCCATCGAAATAGGCCACCACCCGAACCTGAGACTGCTCACTGGCAGCCCGAAGCGCCAGGAAAGGGTCGTTGCGGCTATTGGTAAGCCATGCGCTCACAAACTGGTACTGGCTGGCCCCTATCAGGCTGCCTGGCCCCTGGTAAAAAGCCCAGGGTACGGGGCTATGCAGCTTGACATCGGTAGCCACAAACACATCGTCTTCCCAGACGCCGGTGGCCTCGAGCCACATACCCGGCACTGCCAGGCTTAACCAGGGCGAATTGCTTTGGATGCGCACGCTCCCTGAAATAACCAGGCCGCCAGCACTGACCGTTACCTGGCCCATGTAGCTGCGGGGTTGGCGGGTGCTCGAGGGGTTGGAGCTGGGGTTCGGGTTGTTCCCAGCCGCGTTGCTGTTGCCGTTTCCGGCAGCGTTGCTGCCCCCGGTGTTGTTATTCCCGCCGCTATTGCTGTTGTTTCCACCACTGTTGCCGTTGTTGCCACCGCTATTGCCATTACCGCTGTTGCCGTTGCCATTGTTTCCAGCGCCATTCCCGTTGCCGCCGCCACGCTGAACAATAACTTGAGTATCGGGCACAAGGTCGGGCTGACTGCTGGCTTTGACCTGGGCAGCCAAGCCGGAGGGCATGGCCAAGGCAAGGGCAATCCATAGTAAGAGCGCGCTGCGGATACTAAGCATGGCTCACCTCGAGGCTGGGCAGGCTCAAGATAGCCTCGAGGCCACCCCCAGGGCGGTTGCTAAACTCGAGCTCCCCTCCCATCACAGAGGCGATGTGCCGAACCAGAGCCAGTCCCAGCCCCATCCCATCTACTTTGGGCTGTACACGTAGGAAAGGGGTGCCCAGGCGGGGTATGTCTTTTTCGGGCACCCCCGGCCCCCGGTCGCGAATGTGGATTTGGATCACCGCCCCCTGCCTCACCTCGACCTCCACCTGCCCCTGGCTGAACTTGAGGGCATTGTTTACCAGGTTGCTCAAAGCTTGCTGCAGCAATTCTTCATAACCCAGCACCTGAGCTCCCAAGTTACCCTTTAAGGTAATACGTTGCTGCTCTTTTAAAAGTAGATTTTGCACCACCGCGTGTAGCACAGCCCCTACTTCAACCGGCTCGGGATTTTTGTGAGGGATGCGGGTTAAGGCCAGCAGGGCCGCCAGCAGATGCTCCAGGCGCTCGAGGCTTCTTTTGATGGCTGGTAAGGATTCCTGGGGGGTGAGCAGTCCTTGCTCCAGGGCCTCAATTTGTGCCCGCAAGGTTGCTAAAGGGGTGCGCAACTCGTGTGAGGCGTAGCGTGAAAAATTGCGCTCCCGTTCTAAAAACCCTTCCACCGCCTGGGTCATTCGATTGAAACTCTCGGCCAGATCAGAAAGCTCATCTTGGCCGGGTGGCACGGGAATTGGTTTGGGGAAGCGTTGCTGGGCGATGGCATGGGTGGCTTCGGTTAGATGTCGCACCGGGTGCATCAGGTAGCCAAAAAGCAGGTAGGCCACGACCAGCGCTAGCAGCAGCGAGATGGGCAGTGCCAGCAGTTCGGTTTGCCAGAAAGTCCGCAGGGCTTCGCTTTGGCTGTGTGTCTCGAGCGCGGCTTGCAGGACAAACCCATATTCCAGCGGCCGCTCAGTTTTGATCCAGCCAGTGCTTTGGGTTGGGTAGCGCCCGCCGATTTCTAAAAACACCTGCTCTGTTCTTATCACCCGGAAGCGGCTGTTGCCCAGCTCGGCCAGCCGGGGAAGGCGATCCGGGTTGAGCAAAACCTGTTCGGGTGTAATTAGTAAAGCCTGCTCTACAATATTGGTTGCAGAAATGAGATCTTGCCAGGCTTCCTGGCTTAAGGTGCTTTGAAACTGCAGAAAACCCAGTACCCCCACCAGCAAGGCTGTCAGCACCACCACAGACGACAGACCCAACAGCAAGCGACTGCGAAACCCACCCAACAGCCGTCCTTTGGGCCTGGACAGTAAAATGTGCAGAGCTTGTACGGCTTTGCTTGGCGGCACTTGCTTAGACCCCCAATGTATATCCCCCTGGCTGGGTGGCGATTACGCTATCCCCTAGCTTTTCCCTCAGGCGATGCACATAGACCCGCAGGATGCGGTGGCCCGACTTGGTGTTAGGGAATACCTTGCTGATCAACTCGTCCACTCCAAAAACCCTCTCGGGGTGCAGGGCTAGGCGCTCGAGCAATACAAATTCTTTGTCTGAAAGTGAGACGGGTTGTTGGTTCCAGCACACCTTACGGCTGGCAAACTCTATGCGTAGGGGGCCCCGCTCGAGGACATTTTGGCGCAAGGTGCTGCCTCTTCGCAGCAACGCTCGGATGCGTGCCAAAAGCTCTTCTAGGGAGAAAGGCTTTACCAGGTAGTCGTCTCCACCCAAATCCAGTCCTAGCACCCGATCCTCCACGGTATCGCGTGCGGTTAGAAACAGGATAGCCCCTCCAAACCCATCTCTGCGAAGTTGCCGGGCTAAACGAAAGCCCGTATCTTCTCCTTCCGGCAGCATCACATCCAGGGCTATTAGATCGGGCTCGAGCTTGTCCACCAACGCCTGGGCCTGGGACAGGTTGTCGGCCCATTCCACCTCGTATCGTTCCCGCTGTAGCAAGGCTAGCAGCGGCCCTGCTAGATCAGCATTGTCTTCAACCAATAAAATTCGCATAGCTGATTCACATAGATTCTATCGCGGGTGGGGGGTGGGATATTTGTTTTTGCCCAGACTTGGTTGGTTACCTGACCTCGAGCAACGTGTTTTGCTGGGTGTGCTCGATCCGCCTGAGCTGCACCAAAAACGCCGTATGCCCCACCTGCTGAAACTTGGGATGGGCGATGGGGGGGCGAATGTCCCACTCCCGGTGCTGCACCTCCAGGGTGCGCTCGTGTAAAAACGGCAGTTGCAGGGTTTTGATCTGCTCGAGCAGCGTAACTACCTGGGTCAGGTTGGGCAGATAGCAGACCAGGAAGCGGTCTATTTTGAGCGCGGGTACAATGCTATGCAGCACTGACCAGGGTTCCATCAAATCCAGGGCAACGCCGTCAAAGGAGCTGGGTGGTAACTCGGCCTGGGCCAAGTCGCCCTGCACAAAGGTAACGTTGCCCCAATCCTCATATTCGCCCAGGTTGCGTCTGGCCCGCTCGAGGTGCCGGAGGCGGGATTCGTAGCTCCAGACCTGGCCGGTGGGCCCCACCGCTCGCGCCAGGTACAGGGTCAGGCCGCCCGAGCCCGCGCCTGCCTCCAGCACCCGCATGCCAGGGGCCAGGTCGAGCAGAAAGCAGATGGTGGCGGCGTCTTTGGGGTAAGTGGGGGTGGCCTCGCGGGGCATCTGGAGCACGTAGTCTTCCAGGGTGGGGCGGTGGATGCTGAAGCGTTCACCCTGGGGGGTGGCGATAAACCGACCGGCCCCGGCCTGGATGATGGCCTCATGGCGGATGGAGCCCCGATGGTAGTTGAATATACCCCCCGGTTGCAATCGAAACAAATAGACACGGCCCCGTCGATCCTGTAGCAAGGCCCAGTCGCCGTAGGTCATGGGGTTTAGCGTAGCGGGTTTGTGGGTTATTTTGTCAAACGCCCTGCAGTGCCTAAGGCCCTGAATAGACACCCCCCAAATGGGGGGGTGGTTGTTAATTTCCTGGGGGTCAATTGGCTGTAAAGGTTCGATGTTTTGGCCTTGTTTGATGTTAATGCACGCGTTACTTTTGCCGTTGTAGACGGATTTTTTTTGGGTTATGTATCACTTCTGCAAAACCGCCGGAGCAGTAAGTTGTGCACAGGCGATTAGCGGGGCCTTGATGAGCAAGGAATCTACTGTGACTCAAAAAAGGGGACTTCGTGAAAAAGGCGACCGGGCTGAGCGTAATTGAGTTGATATTAGTTGTCTCGATTCTGGGCATCCTGATGGTGCTTGGAGGAGGATGGTTTAGCTCGGACAGGATCCGGGTCAATCAGGCTGCCCAGATTTTAAGCGCCGACGTAACCCGTGCCCGCCTCGAGGCCCTTCGGCGAAACGTCCCGGTGGGAATTCGCTTCGATTTTAGCTCTGGGGCCAACTTCTATCAAATAATGGCCGATGTCGACCAAAATGGCTTGGATAGCAGCGACCCCGTGATCAACCGTATCCAGTTTGGAGCTGGCGAGTACGCCCGAATTGTAGGCAGGCTGCGTCAGTGCACGGTTGCCGATGCGGCAGCGGCGGCCAGTGCCGAGATCGTTTTCGATGCCCGTGGGGTGTACCAACTCGCTACCAGCCGAACCGTAGAGTTATCCATCGGCTCCTATAGCCGCTTTGTCAACATCAATCAACAGGGCCGTGCCCAGATTCGGACGGCCTGTCCATAGGAGCAGCCATGCAAAACAGAGGAATCACCTTGGTAGAACTCCTGATAGCCCTGGCCGTGCTGGGTGTGGCCTTTGGGGTGTTGGTGTTCTCGCAGGTTACCAACTACCGCGCTACCGCCAGGGCAGGGGTGGTGAGCCAGGTCAAAGATACTGCCACGCAAATTCTGGAAAACCAGGTAGGGGTAGTGTTGGCCAACTTCACCCGTTACTACAACGGCTGCCCCACCGGTAGTGAAACCGGCTGCTATGGCTCCGGCTTCCTCATCAACAGCGGAATTGATGAAGGTCTGGATGGTGAAGGACAAATCCTAATCCAATCGTCAGCGACCAGCCAGGGCATCACCATCAACCTGGCGACAAAAGTTTCGTGCTACGACGGCTTTGCTTCCCGTACGGCTGCTATCGGGGTGGGTAGCCTCGAGCCCTGTCCCAGGCCCAACTAGGAGTTGGCTATGCGTATCCATGGTTTTACAATCCTCGAGCTGCTGGTGGTTCTGGCTATTTTCACCGGGGTTTTGACCATCGCTACGCGCTTCCTGGTCAGCCAGTCGCAGGATACCCGCATCATTCAGGAGCGCGACGAAGTGCAAGACCGGGCCCGTCTGGTGTTACAGATGGTGAGCCAGGACTTGATTCTGGCGGGCTCGAGCCGTTACGTTCGCAACAACGAGGTGCGCTTCGATGAAGCCAACTGGGTCTCCTGTGCGCCCGGAACCCCCTGTCTTTCCGGCACCGACCACAGCGAGCGCGATACCTTCGTTACCCGCTACCACACCAGCCTTTACCCCAGTGGCCAGGAGCGCCGCTCGGTGGGTTATACCTTCGATGGAACCACGCTTCTGCGGGCCGATGTGCCTTGCAGCCAGGCCCCTACCGGTTTGATAGCTGCCAGTAGTTACCGCGAACTTGCTCCTAACATTACCCAGCTCAACATTCGCTATGTTTGCGGCGACTCCGCAGCTACCGAGGTGGGCCTGCCCAGCGGATGCACGGTGGTGACCAATCCCACCGAACGGTTTGTGCGGGCTGCGCTGGTCACCGTTACGGCTACTTCGCCCCAGGGAACCTATGCCTACACCATCGCCCAGCGGGTGCCGATTCGCAACCTGAAAACCGACGAGGTGCTGTGATGAGACAACCTCGAGGAATTGCCCTAGTCGTCACGTTGGCTATCCTGGTAGCAGTTGCCTTGCTGGCTTTTGCTACCTCGATTACCACCATGATCAGCCAGTGGAGCGCCCGCAACGATCGCGGGGCAACCGAAGCCTATTACGTGGCCGAGACCGGTCTGCAGCAATGGAAGACCCTTCTTTTCCAGGCCTACCGCTGGCAGCTCTACCAGACGATCGATCGCGCGGCAGGAAGCCGCACCCCCACCCGCAGCGAGTGCGGCAATGTGCTGGCGGGCGGGGTGGACTGGAACCGTAACGGAACCATCGAAAGCAACGAAACCCTGCCTGCTACCCGCACCGGAACTGTTCCGATGGGTGCTGGTGTCGGCACCTACACCATTACGATCGCGCAAGACCCCACCCGCCCACGCTTCATGCTGGTGCGTTCGGTGGGTCGCTATGGCGGCTCCCAGGCCATCGCCCAGGCCACCTTCGACCTTTCCAACACCGGCCCCTGGAACTATGCCATCTTTAGCGGACGTGGGGCTTCCAATAAGCACCTTAATGGGGGCGCCATCGTTAGGGGCGGGTTGTATGTGCAGGGCGACCCTGGAAATCCCGACAAAGAGGTAATTGGCTCTACCGGCAATTTTGCAATGCTCAACGAGTACAACTATAGCTCCGATGCGGTTTTGAGCAACCGTCTTAACAGCGATATGCGCAGCCTCTCTAACCTGTGTGCGACGTTACGGGTGCAGTATGGTCGGGTAGAGGTCAGCGGAAGCTCGAGCTATGGAACACCAAACAATAAGCTTCTAGGTGCCTATGTAGGGGATTCAGTAAACGACATTTACGGCAATACCTCTGATGTATGTGCTAATAACCGAGGTATCTGCACCGATGATCGTGGGGCCTTTGATCTTCCTCCGCCCCTGGCCCCTCGCTTCCCCGAGTTTAACACCACCCCCTGTACCAGCGATCCCAGCCGAACCTGGGCGGCCTGTGTGCGGGACGAGGCAGCTACCGGCGGCCTTCGCATCACCAGCAGTGCGGTTCTTTTCCCTGTAGGTGCTATTCCAACCAGCCCACTATCATGCCTGCTGGGCAATCTCCTGAATGGAGGCGAGCTACGTTTTGGCGGTAGCAGTGTGGACTGCCGTTATACCCTAAATGGCAAGACAGGTGGTTTCCGCTACGTAAGCGGTAATCCGGGTATGCTGGAGATTTATGGAACTTTGCATACCAGTGGCATCGACGTGAGGTTCAGTAATGCGATTAACTACCGCGCTTTTAACTTTGCCGACCCTACCGAGCGCAACGCCTCAATATTTGTGGAAGGGGGCAGCATCTACATCCAGGGTGACTTGCTGCCCGATGCCAGCTCGGCCACCTTTCCCGATCAGGTACTGGGGTTGCTGGCTCAGAACAACATCGAGCAGCTTACCAATAACGCCATGGGGATCTTTTATGCTGGTAATCGCTTCCGTACCCAGCAAGGCCAGCGCACACTGGGTACCGTGGTATCCAACGAGTTTTGCACTACCAGTGCAGGTGGCAATCAGTGTAACGCGGGTCAACAAGCTGAAGTGACGTATATTCCTACCATGGGCAACATCCCGGTGGCAGCCCGAATCCCTGAGGACACCGTTATTGCCTCCTTTAAGGTGATGTCCTACGAACGGCGCTAATAGTAGAAACCACCTACCACATAAATGGGCCAGTAGACTGGAATTATGCCGCTCAAGCGCCAACTGGCCTGGGTGATCGGACTACTGGCCTTTATTCCCAACCTGGTTATAGTTCTGACTTTCTGGGCTTCTTTTCAGGGAAGATCGCTGGAAACTTCGTTGTTTTTGCTGGTTTGGCTGTCGGTGTTGGCTCTGACTGCAGCCGGGGTGGGTTATTTCTTGGCTAACACCCTTATGCACCCAATCGACGAGCTGACCCGTAGCCTCCACTACCTGCGGGGAACTGGCCGCACCCTGGCCGAGCTTTCGCTGCCCTCGCCCAAGCAGCCACCCCCTGCCGAAATTGCCCAGTTGCGCGAAGGCTTTGAAGAGGTACTCGATCATCTGCGTGAGCTGTTGGAGGCGCGTGAAGCTACCTACGCGGCCCTGACCCACGATCTCAAGACCCCTTTGTTGGCTAGCCTGCGGGCGCTGGAGTATCTAGAAGAAGCCGACAAAATTGGGCCGGAAAAGCGAAAAGAGCTGCTGCGTAACTTGCGAGAGGAATTGAGCCGAAGCTACCTGCTGGTAGAAAACCTGCTCACGGCCAGCCGCCTCGAGGCCCGGCGCATCCAGCCGGAAAACCTCAACCTGCGCTCCGTGCTGGAGGACTTCCGCCTGCGCTATGCCCAGCAGGCTCAAAAACGCGGTCTGCGCCTGGAGATAGAGGGGGCTGGGCAGGCCAGGGCCGAGCGACTCTTGCTCGAACGGGCGCTGGCTAATCTGGTCGAAAACGCGTTGCGTCACGCCCAAAGCCGGGTGGTGCTGCGGGCGGGGGATGGCTGGCTCGAGGTCGAGGACGACGGGCCGGGGCTGCCTGACAATCTGGAAAACCTTACCCAGCCTTTTCGCAGCCAGCGCCTGCGCGGGGTGCGGGCGGGCAGTGCAGGGCTGGGGCTATACGTGGCCCGACGGGTGGCCGAGGTGCACGGCGGGCGGCTGGAAAACCTGGCCCTGCCGGGACAGGGAACCCGGTTGCGCATCCGGTTGGCCTAAAAGGCTCCTTGCAGCCAGCATGTGATATTTGACCATGGGCGGCGGGTACCTTGGAAAGAAGCGGGCAACCCTATCCAGAGCGAATAAAGGCTCGTTTAAGGCTGTTTTGCGCGGTGCATTAACAACTTATTAACGTAACGCACCAACCCCCATCTGGGGGTACTTGAATTCAAACGGCCCGTCCAAACTCGAGGCGGTATGGCGAGGTGTTCGCAGGCTAGCAAGCAGATCAGAACGCCGGGGGGCTTTACCCTGCTGGAGCTCATCGTGGTGATGGCCATCCTGGGGGTAGCAGCCGGCCTTGGCATCGCCCAGATACGCAACATTGGGCAGCGACAACAGGCTTTGGCAACGGTGGATCAAATCCGTCAGCTTTTCTGGCAGGGCGCGACTGCGGCAGCCAGCCGGGGCGGCACCAACTTCTTGTTGGTGCGCAGCGGCAACACCCTGCAGGTGCAGTCCCAGGTGGATGGAAGCGTGCTGCGCAGCGTGACCCTGCCGAATGGGGTGAGTTGTAGCCTAAGCAACGGCACACTGGCTACCTTTACTTCCCCTGGAAAAGTAATTTTTTCTAGCAGCTTTCCGGCCAACCGCCAGTTCACCATATCCGCTGCCGGG containing:
- a CDS encoding fumarylacetoacetate hydrolase family protein, with translation MKLVRFDAGQWGVLEGETIHETDGPAGNPTGRHFDLGGVTLLAPATPTKIVCVGRNYLDHIREMGHDFGGDLPKEPGLFLKGPNTLAHPANPARPERSGDVVPYPSFTNLLHYEGELAVVIESRMKNVPESEALEHVLGYTCALDVTARDKQKTDLQWVRAKSADKFCPLGPWLVTSLDPQNTTLRTYVNGELRQEAHTSLMIFSVAKILSYISSFMTLEPGDVVLTGTPEGVGELKPGDHVEVAIEGIGDLHTRIGH
- a CDS encoding potassium/proton antiporter, with amino-acid sequence MYLPKPEILLLIVGTLLLLSVLATKLGGRLGIPGLLLFLLIGMLAGSDGPGGIWFDNYYIAQLVGTLALIFILYSGGLFTRWNSVRPVLGAGLSLATLGVFFTMLLTGVFAHWVLDLGWLEAFLLGAIVSSTDASAVFGVLRERAVRLRKPLRPLLEFESGTNDPMAVFLTVGLTALITRPEMSAWQILPMFVQQMLLGLLLGYGLGWAVAWILRNIRLSFDGLYAVLSVTLMLLVFSLTAVLGGSGFVAVYVAGVVVGNSDFPRKTALLAFHEGNTWLMEIGMFLTLGLLVFPSQLPGVAVGAILLALFLMLVARPLAIFLSLPHRRFALNEKAFVAWVGLRGAIPIVLATFPLLAGVESAQKIFNVTFFVVLFSVLVQGTTLPLAARWLRVRAEDEVVASPLSEAAGGR
- a CDS encoding Rqc2 family fibronectin-binding protein; the protein is MEGLQIHAALRTLAPQLPRRSLGWAFPDEGTAALLLEGLGNLLLRYRPPHPLLALEADRVAGEAKTPFQRLLEARCKGRLLKIEQLKLDRVVFLEFEGEKGFVDTAPTRLVFELTGRNANLMVLDLEGRIIGIDRPVTPAINRYRELRSGLFYTPPPPYQKLDPRTLQEDGLKPFVGQPLEQLIKNLDGVGKALGAELCRRAHLRPQTPLEPAHLPLIHKVIHSLVEQPSLQTASPDLQTAWAQEEAEALRKPLREALQRQLRTLQARLGDAHNALERLEEAQRLRNWGDLLMAYGHQLPPGPTAKLEDFSGQMVEIPLEAGLSPIQNASRFYARAKRLEANAERALEQIPAMEAQIAGLEQELAQLEHLSRQALQALKRKTREKGPQLGLRLTSPSGFEVWVGRNSKENDLLTRMAHSEDLWFHAQGLPGSHVILRTQGRPAPLPDLLYAAQLAAHHSKARGEKNVPVDYTAKKHVWRPRKAAPGQVLYTQVKTLFVDARLPTS
- a CDS encoding sensor histidine kinase, translating into MVVLTALLVGVLGFLQFQSTLSQEAWQDLISATNIVEQALLITPEQVLLNPDRLPRLAELGNSRFRVIRTEQVFLEIGGRYPTQSTGWIKTERPLEYGFVLQAALETHSQSEALRTFWQTELLALPISLLLALVVAYLLFGYLMHPVRHLTEATHAIAQQRFPKPIPVPPGQDELSDLAESFNRMTQAVEGFLERERNFSRYASHELRTPLATLRAQIEALEQGLLTPQESLPAIKRSLERLEHLLAALLALTRIPHKNPEPVEVGAVLHAVVQNLLLKEQQRITLKGNLGAQVLGYEELLQQALSNLVNNALKFSQGQVEVEVRQGAVIQIHIRDRGPGVPEKDIPRLGTPFLRVQPKVDGMGLGLALVRHIASVMGGELEFSNRPGGGLEAILSLPSLEVSHA
- a CDS encoding response regulator transcription factor, which gives rise to MRILLVEDNADLAGPLLALLQRERYEVEWADNLSQAQALVDKLEPDLIALDVMLPEGEDTGFRLARQLRRDGFGGAILFLTARDTVEDRVLGLDLGGDDYLVKPFSLEELLARIRALLRRGSTLRQNVLERGPLRIEFASRKVCWNQQPVSLSDKEFVLLERLALHPERVFGVDELISKVFPNTKSGHRILRVYVHRLREKLGDSVIATQPGGYTLGV
- a CDS encoding tRNA (adenine-N1)-methyltransferase is translated as MTYGDWALLQDRRGRVYLFRLQPGGIFNYHRGSIRHEAIIQAGAGRFIATPQGERFSIHRPTLEDYVLQMPREATPTYPKDAATICFLLDLAPGMRVLEAGAGSGGLTLYLARAVGPTGQVWSYESRLRHLERARRNLGEYEDWGNVTFVQGDLAQAELPPSSFDGVALDLMEPWSVLHSIVPALKIDRFLVCYLPNLTQVVTLLEQIKTLQLPFLHERTLEVQHREWDIRPPIAHPKFQQVGHTAFLVQLRRIEHTQQNTLLEVR
- a CDS encoding GspH/FimT family pseudopilin, whose amino-acid sequence is MKKATGLSVIELILVVSILGILMVLGGGWFSSDRIRVNQAAQILSADVTRARLEALRRNVPVGIRFDFSSGANFYQIMADVDQNGLDSSDPVINRIQFGAGEYARIVGRLRQCTVADAAAAASAEIVFDARGVYQLATSRTVELSIGSYSRFVNINQQGRAQIRTACP
- a CDS encoding type II secretion system protein, which encodes MQNRGITLVELLIALAVLGVAFGVLVFSQVTNYRATARAGVVSQVKDTATQILENQVGVVLANFTRYYNGCPTGSETGCYGSGFLINSGIDEGLDGEGQILIQSSATSQGITINLATKVSCYDGFASRTAAIGVGSLEPCPRPN
- a CDS encoding prepilin-type N-terminal cleavage/methylation domain-containing protein; protein product: MRIHGFTILELLVVLAIFTGVLTIATRFLVSQSQDTRIIQERDEVQDRARLVLQMVSQDLILAGSSRYVRNNEVRFDEANWVSCAPGTPCLSGTDHSERDTFVTRYHTSLYPSGQERRSVGYTFDGTTLLRADVPCSQAPTGLIAASSYRELAPNITQLNIRYVCGDSAATEVGLPSGCTVVTNPTERFVRAALVTVTATSPQGTYAYTIAQRVPIRNLKTDEVL